Proteins encoded by one window of Clostridia bacterium:
- a CDS encoding nuclear transport factor 2 family protein → MSSAASTPLDAAEQVIRAMDAAFVRNANASNATALTEEFYAEDARLLPPNSPLVRGREAIRSFWERFLAAGCSDLKLETGEIGASGDLAYGVGNYEYTQAGTRHAGKYVVVYRRQPDGGFRAVADSFSSND, encoded by the coding sequence ATGTCATCAGCAGCATCCACTCCGCTGGACGCAGCAGAGCAAGTGATCCGGGCCATGGACGCCGCTTTCGTGCGCAACGCGAATGCAAGCAACGCGACTGCCCTTACGGAGGAATTCTATGCCGAAGATGCGCGGCTTCTTCCTCCCAACTCGCCATTGGTTAGGGGCAGAGAGGCAATCCGGTCGTTCTGGGAGCGTTTCCTTGCCGCGGGATGCTCCGATCTTAAACTGGAAACCGGCGAAATAGGCGCCTCCGGAGACCTCGCTTACGGTGTAGGCAACTACGAGTACACTCAGGCGGGTACGCGGCACGCGGGTAAGTACGTGGTGGTTTATCGGCGACAGCCCGACGGCGGCTTTCGAGCGGTTGCCGATTCGTTCAGCAGCAACGACTGA